In Capricornis sumatraensis isolate serow.1 chromosome 16, serow.2, whole genome shotgun sequence, a genomic segment contains:
- the TPH1 gene encoding tryptophan 5-hydroxylase 1 — protein MIEDNKENKDHSFERERAALIFSLKNEVGGLIKALKIFQEKHVNLLHIESRKSKRRSSEFEIFVDCDISREQLNDIFHLLKSHSNILSVNLPDNFTVKEDGMETVPWFPKKISDLDHCSNRVLMYGSELDADHPGFKDNVYRKRRKYFADLAMNYKHGDPIPRVEFTEEEIKTWGTVFRELNKLYPTHACREYLKNLPLLSKYCGYREDNIPQLEDVSNFLKERTGFSIRPVAGYLSPRDFLSGLAFRVFHCTQYVRHSSDPLYTPEPDTCHELLGHVPLLAEPSFAQFSQEIGLASLGASEEAVQKLATCYFFTVEFGLCKQEGQLRVFGAGLLSSISELKHALSGHAKVKPFDPKITCKQECLITTFQDVYFVSESFEDAKEKMREFTKTIKRPFGVKYNPYTRSIQILKDTRSITSAMNELQHELDVVSDALAKVSRQLSI, from the exons ATGATTGAAGAcaataaggaaaacaaagacCATTCCTTCGAAAGGGAAAGAGCAGcccttattttttccttaaaaaatgaagttggagGACTTATAAAAGCACTGAAAATCTTCCAG GAGAAGCATGTGAACCTGTTACACATCGAGTCCCGAAAATCAAAGAGAAGAAGCTCAGAATTTGagatttttgttgactgtgatatCAGTAGAGAACAACTGAATGATATTTTTCATCTGTTGAAGTCTCATTCTAATATTCTCTCTGTGAATCTACCAGATAATTTTACTGTGAAGGAAGACG GTATGGAAACTGTTCCTTGGTTTCCAAAGAAGATTTCTGACCTGGACCATTGTTCCAACAGAGTTCTGATGTATGGATCCGAACTGGATGCTGACCAtcct GGCTTCAAAGACAACGTCTACCGTAAAAGACGAAAGTATTTTGCAGATTTGGCTATGAACTATAAACA TGGAGACCCCATTCCTAGGGTTGAATTCACTGAAGAAGAGATTAAGACCTGGGGAACTGTGTTCCGAGAGCTCAACAAACTCTACCCAACTCATGCCTGCAGAGAGTATCTCAAAAACTTACCTTTGCTTTCTAAATACTGTGGATACCGGGAAGATAATATTCCACAATTGGAAGATGTCTCaaactttttaaaag AACGCACAGGTTTTTCCATCCGTCCTGTGGCTGGTTACTTATCACCAAGGGATTTCTTATCAGGTTTAGCCTTTCGAGTTTTTCACTGCACACAGTACGTGAGACACAGTTCGGATCCTCTGTACACTCCAGAACC AGATACCTGCCATGAACTCTTAGGTCATGTCCCTCTTTTGGCTGAACCTAGTTTTGCTCAGTTCTCCCAAGAAATTGGCCTGGCTTCTCTTGGAGCTTCAGAAGAGGCTGTTCAAAAACTGGCAACG TGCTACTTCTTCACTGTGGAGTTTGGTCTGTGCAAACAAGAGGGGCAGCTCAGAGTCTTTGGTGCCGGCTTACTTTCTTCCATCAGTGAACTCAAA CATGCTCTTTCCGGACATGCCAAAGTAAAGCCCTTTGACCCCAAGATTACATGCAAACAGGAGTGTCTCATCACAACTTTTCAGGATGTCTACTTTGTATCTGAAAGCTTTGAAGATGCAAAGGAGAAGATGAG AGAATTTACCAAAACAATCAAGCGTCCATTTGGAGTGAAGTATAATCCATATACACGGAGTATTCAGATCTTGAAAGATACCAGGAGTATAACCAGCGCCATGAACGAGCTTCAGCATGAGCTTGATGTTGTCAGTGATGCCCTTGCTAAGGTCAGCAGGCAGCTGAGCATCTGA